DNA sequence from the Sinomonas terrae genome:
TCGCTCGCCTCGCCCGGCCGGATATCTTCCCTGCGCGCGACCTCAAGATCGTCTTGACCCCGCTGCACGGGGTGGGTGGAACGACCGCGCTCGGGCTTTTGCGCGAGGCCGGATTCGCAGACGTGACGATTGTCGAGGAGCAGGCCCTGCCCGACCCTGACTTCCCCACCGTCGCGTTCCCGAACCCCGAGGAGCCCGGCGCTCTCGACCTCGCGTACGAGACGGCCCAGAGGCTGGAAGCGGACATCGTGATAGCGAACGACCCGGACGCGGACCGGTGCGCCGTGGGCGTTCCGGATCCCGTGACCGGCGAGTGGCGCATGCTGCGAGGCGACGAGGTGGGCGCACTGCTCGGAGCCCACATCGTGCGTCGCCTCGGCCTCGCGAACGGCGGCCATCAGCCGGCGGACGAGGAAGCCGGAGCGACACGCTATGTCTTCGCGAACTCGATCGTCTCGTCGCGTCTCCTCGGCCGCATCGCGCAGGCCGCGGGAATCGAGCACCGGGAGACGCTCACGGGGTTCAAGTGGATCTCGCGCGTCCCGGGCCTCACCTATGGCTACGAGGAGGCGCTCGGCTATTGCGTCGCCCCGGAGCTCGTGAAGGACAAGGACGGTATCTCGGCGGCCCTGCTCATCGCGGAGCTCGCCGCGGACGCGAAGGCCCAAGGGGAGACCCTCTTCGACAGGCTCGCCGCGCTCCAGGTGCTCCACGGGGTGCACCTGACCGACCAGCTGAGCGTTCGGGTCGCGGATCTGGGCCTGCTCGAGGCGATGATGGTCCGGCTCCGGGAGAATCCGCCGGCAGCCTTCGCCGAGTCCCAGGTCGAGACCACGATCGACCTCTCCGAAGGCTCGGCCGACCTGCCGCCCGCCGAGGGGCTCGTCTGGGTGACGCGGGATGAGACGCGCGTGATCGTCCGGCCAAGCGGCACGGAGCCCAAGCTCAAGTGCTACGTCGAGGTGGTCCGGCCCGTGGACAGCTCAGCCGAGCTTTCCGACGCCCAGGCAGCTGCCCGCCAGGCAATGGACGCCGCGCTCGAGGACGTGCGCGAGGCGCTCGGGCTGTAGCCCCGTCAGACGGCGAGACTGACCCCGGTCAGGCTGCGATCTGGCGGGCAGGCCGCGATCTGGCGGTCAGGCCGCGATCTTCACGCGCTGCATCTTCACGCTGCGATCTGGACGATCCCGTCCACGACGCGCGCGGGGAATGCCGCGAGCGGGGCCCCCGCACCGTCCAGTCGCTCCCCGGTGAGCAGGTCGTAGACCTGCTTGTGCAGGGGCGAGGCAATGGTCGGCCGGTCGCCGCGGGAGCCGACGATGCCGCGGGCCATCACGTGGGCCTCCGTCGCCGGGTCCCTCTGGTCGACCGCGTACACCTCGCCCGAGGCGAGGCGGAAGACGGCGACCTGCTGCCCCGCGACGAGCGCGGCCTCGCCCCAGTTGGGCTCGAGGTCGTTCAGATTGCACACGCTGTGCCAGCTCGGCAGGACGCTTCCGGCGGCCGCTTCGAGAGTGTCCACTTCATCCGAGTCCACTTCATCCGACAGGGCGAGTGAAGGGGCTGTGATCGTCATGGCAGAGGCTGTGATCGTCATGCCACAACGCTACGGAGACCCGCGTTTCGCTCGGGTTGAACCTGCGTCACGCGAAAGTAAAACCGGCCTCACTAATGCCGAAACATGCCCGTGACAGTGAAGTTAATCCACCGTTACACGAGGGCAACTGAAGCGAAATCGCCCCTTCCTACGCTGGAGGAAACCTCGCCGGACTGCCCGGCGCCCCCTCAACGGAAGGCACCACGTGAGCACGCCCAGGCCCAACTCGCACAGCCCCAACACGCCCAGGCCCAACTCGCACAACCCCAGCATGCACAGTCCCAGCATGCACCCCTCAGCGCATGACCCTTCAGCGCATAACCGTTCTGGCGCTCGGCGACGCGTCGTCGTCGTCGGCGGCGGTCCCGCAGCCCACCGCTTCGTGGATGCCATGGCCGCGCGCGGGCTCGAGGGCTTCGAGGTCACCGCCCTGACCGAGGAAGCCCATCTCCCCTACGACCGCGTCGCCCTGTCCAAGGCGCTCCTCGCCGACGTCGACCTCACCCTGGGTGAGGCGACGATGTGGGAGACGAGCGGCGTCGTGCTCCAGACCGGGGCGAAGGCGGTCCGCCTCGACACGGAGGCCCGCATCGTGCACACGGAGGACTCCGCGGGGCGGCTCCACGAGCACCCCTACGACGAGCTTGTCCTCGCCACCGGCTCCAACGCGGCGCGGCTCCCGATCCCCGGCGCCGAGAAGAGCTACGTCTACCGGACGCTCGACGACGTGTGGTTCCTTCGGCGTGAGATCGGGAGGCTCGCCGAGGAACTGGGCCGGCAGCCCGTCGTCGCGGTCATCGGCGGGGGCCTCCTCGGACTTGAGGCCGCGGCCGGGGCGCAGGATCTGGGCGCCAAGGCCGTTGTCATCAACGGCGCACCGTGGCTCATGAACACCCAGCTCGACGAGGGCGCAGGCCAGGCGCTCGGGCGGCTCATCGAGGCGAAGGGCTTCGACGTCCACGGCGGGGTCTTCCCCTCCGAGGTGATCGTCGACTGTGCAGAGATCGTCGACCGTGCAGAGATCGTCGACCGTGCAGAGATCGTCGACCGTGCAGAGGCAGGGCCGGAAGCCGGACCGGGAGGGGTCGGCGACGGCCGGGTCACCGGCGTCCTCATGGCCGACGGGCGCGTCATCGACGCGGACCTCGTCATCGTGGCGATCGGGGTCCGTCCGCGCGACGAGCTGATCCGCGCAGCACTGGACGAAGCGGGTGCGAAAGCGGCTGCCGCGGAAGAAATGGGCACTAACGAAGCCAGCACTGACGAAGCCAGCGCCGCCGGCGAGGCGGCCTTCGAGCTCGGCCCGCGGGGCGGCGTCGTGATCGACGACACCTGCGCGACGGGTGTCGACGGTGTGTGGGCCATCGGTGAGGTCGCGAGCTTCGGCGGGATGTGCCTCGGGCTCGTTGCGCCGGCCAACACCATGGCCGAAATCGTGGCCGACCGCCTGCACGGCGGGGAGGCCACGTTCCCCGGCTTCGACACGGCCACGAAGCTCAAGCTCTCCGGGGTGGACGTTGCGAGCTTCGGCGACGCGTTCGCGAAGGAGCCTGGCGCGCTTGAGATCGTCTACGCGGACCCAGCCCGCGGCGTGTACCAGAAGGTCGTGACGACGGACGACGCGACGACCCTCCTCGGGGGCATTTTCGTCGGCGACGCGACGCCCTACCAGAGCCTGCGGCCGCTCCTCGGGCGCGAACTGCCCGCCGAGCCCGGGGCGTACCTCTCCGCGGCCGGAGGCGGGGAGGTTCCGGAGACCGAGCTCCCGGACGACGCGATCCTGTGCTCGTGCAACAACGTCGCCGCCGGGACGCTGCGGGCCGCGATCGGCGGCGAAGAGCACGGGTGCGGTGTATGTGAAGGAAAGGAACCCGTCCGCGATGTGGCGGGACTCAAGTCCTGCACGCGGGCGGGCACCCAGTGCGGCTCGTGCGTGCCGATGATCAAGAAGCTCCTCGAGCAAGAGCTGCAGAAGTCCGGCATCACCGTCTCGAAGGCCCTCTGCGAGCACTTCGAGCTTTCCCGGCAGGAGCTCTTCGACGCGATCCGAGTCCTTCAGCTCACGTCGTTCGAGGACATCCTCGAGCGCTACGGCAAGGGCGCCGGCTGCGACATCTGCAAGCCGACCATCGCCTCCATCCTGGCCTCCCAGCACTCGGCTTATGTGCTCGACGAGGGCCGCGGCGCCCTTCAGGACACGAACGACCGGGCCCTCGCGAACATGCAGAAGGACGGCACCTATTCGGTCGTCCCCCGCATCCCGGGCGGCGAGATCACGCCCGAGAAGCTCGCGGTGATCGCCGCCGTCGCCCAGAAGTACGGCCTCTACACGAAGATCACGGGCGGCCAGCGGATCGACCTGTTCGGTGCGCGGCTCGAGCAGCTCCCCGAGATCTGGAAGGAGCTCATCGACGCCGGCATGGAGTCCGGGCAGGCCTACGGCAAGAGCCTCCGGACGGTGAAGAGCTGTGTCGGGTCCACGTGGTGCCGATACGGGCAGCAGGACTCCGTGGGGATGGCAATCCAGCTCGAGCTCCGCTACCGCGGGCTCCGCAGCCCGCACAAGCTCAAGCTCGGCGTCTCCGGCTGCGCCCGGGAGTGCGCGGAGGCCCGCGGCAAGGACGTCGGCGTCATCGCGACCGCAGACGGCTGGAACCTCTACGTGGGCGGCAACGGCGGCGCGACGCCCGCCCACGCGCAGCTCCTCGCGAAAGACCTCGACGACGCGACGCTCATCAGGTACATCGACCGCTACTTCATGTACTACATCCGCACCGCCGACCGCCTCCAGCGCACCGCGCGCTGGCAGGAGGAGCTCGACGGCGGCCTCGAGCACGTTCGCCAGGTCGTCGTGGAGGACTCGCTCGGGATCGCGGGCGATCTGGAGGACGCCATGGCGAAGCACGTCGCCTCGTACGAGGACGAGTGGGCCGCGACGCTCAAGGACCCCGAGAGGCTGCGGCGCTTCCGCTCGTTCGTGAACGCCCCCGATGCGGTCGACGCGTCAATCGTCCACGTCCCCGAGCGTGACCAGGTCCGACCTGCCACCCCTGCGGAGCGGGTCACCCTCGGCGCGACGATTCCCGTCCGCGCTGCCCTCTCTCCCCAGTCTGCTGCCTTCTCTCCCCAGTCTGAGGAGGTCTAGCATGCAGCTCGAAATCGCCCTCGACGGGACCGCCGTTGTCCTGCTCGGCGACGCCGACGCCGCTCGCCAAGCCATCCTGCGCTACCGGCGGGCGGGAGCGGACCTCGCTCACTTCGACTCGCCCGCCGCACTCCACGCCGCCGGCGCCCTGCCAGCGCGGCCGGGGCTCGTCGCCGTCGTGCGCTCTTCTGACACGCACGACGACGGCGAGTGGGCACCCGTGCTCGACCGCTACCGGGCCGCGAAGGTTCCGATCGCGCGGGAGCCGGCCGCGGGTCGGCGCGGGCGCGTCACGCTCGTGGGAGGAGGCCCTGGCTCCCCCGGCCTCCTCACCGCCGACGCCATCGAGGCGCTGCGGGACGCCGACGTCGTCCTGTTCGACCGGCTGGCGCCCTGGCGCGAACTGGGGCGACTGACGACGGCGGAGCTCGTCGATGTGGGGAAGCTCCCCGGGCACCACAAGGTGCCGCAGGCGGAGATCAACCGTCTCCTGGTCGACTACGCCCAGACCGGCGCAGGCGGACGCGGGCTCAACGTCGTCCGGCTCAAGGGCGGGGACCCCTTCGTCTTCGGTCGCGGCGCCGAGGAGATGGCCGCGTGCATGGCGGCCGGCGTGCCCGTGCGCTTGGTCTCGGGCATCTCAAGCTCGATTGCCGTGCCCGCCGCCGCGGGCATCCCGGTGACACACCGGGAGATGAGCCACTCCTTCACCGTCATCTCGGGCCACGCGCCGCTCACTCCCGAGGAGCACACCCACCTTGCGGGTCTCGGCGCGACCGGTGGCACCCTCGTGGTCCTCATGGGCATCGCCAACCTCCCGCATCTCGCTGCTGGGCTCCGCCGTGCGGGCCTGCCGCTCGGGACGCCGCTCGCCGTCGTCGAACGCGGGCACCAAGCCGGCCAGCGGACTACGGTGACGAGCCTCGCCCGCGCGGAGGCGGACACGGCCGGCTGCGCCAATCCGGCGGTGATCGTGATCGGCGACGTCGTCCGGGCCGCAAGCGCCCTCGGCGCGAACGCCGACGGGCGAGGGCTGCGCGAACTCGCGGACGCCCTCGCGGGTGCCTGAGGGCGGGCTGGGACGATGGAGGGGACTGTGAACCGAGGACGGGCGAGTAGATGGCTGATCAATCAGCGGCTGGTGAACCAACGATGAAGGGAGCGGCACCGGCGATGAGCGCTGTGCCGGCGGAGAGCGCTGTGCCGGCGGAAGAGGCCTTGACGCGCGGGGCCGAGCTCGAGACCCTGCTCAAGGGCTTTCGAGTCGGGGTGACGGCCCACCGGCGCGCGGAGGACCTTATCGAGGCGCTCGAGCGGCGTGGCGCCGAAGTGCTGCACGCGCCCGTCCTCACGATCGCGCCCGTCGACCAAGACCTCGGCGTCATCGAGGACACGAGGCGCACGATCGCGGTGCGTCCCGACATCTGCATCGTCACGACGGCTTACGGCATGCGGCGATGGCTTGACGTGGCCGACGCGGCCGGGCTCGGCGACGACCTCCAAGCGGTGCTGACCTCGGCTTCGCTCTATGTGCGGGGACCCAAGGCACGTGGTGCGGTCCGGGCGGCGGGACTCGCCGACGTCGGCATCTCGCACGACGAGACGACGGCGACGCTCGTCGACCTCGTCCTTCGCGACGGGGGCGGCCGGCTCGACGGCAAGCGGGTCGTCATCCAGCTCCATGGCTACACGGATGGCGCTCAGCTCGAGCGTCTGCGCCGAGCCGGCGCCGAACTCATCACCGTCACCCCGTACCGGTGGGTGCGGCCCGAGGGCGAGGACCGGCTCGAGGGGCTCATCGAAGCGGTCTGCGCGGGCGAGCTCGACGTGGTCACGTTCACGAGCGCGCCCGCTGTCGACGCATTGTTCAGCGCCGCGCACGAGCTCGGCCTCCACGCCCAGCTCCTCGCTGCGTTCCGCCAGCGCGTGGCCACCGCCGCCGTTGGGCCCGTCACAGCCGCGCCCCTCGAAGCCGCCGGGCTGCGGCCTTGGGTGCCCGACCGGTTCCGGATGGGCGCCCTCATCAAGCTCGTGACTGACAACCTCGCGCGGCGCCAGGTCCGCCGGCTCGAGACACCCTCGGGGCCGGTCGAACTCCGCGGGCGCACGCTAACAGTCGCGGGCGAGGAGCTGTGCCTCCCGCCGGCCGCGATGCTGCTGTTCCGCGCACTCTTCGACGCCGGAGGTGCCGTGGTGCCACGGGATGCCCTCGCCAGGCTCCTGTCGCAGACCGGCTCGACCCACGCCCTCGACATGGCTGTCAACCGCCTCCGCAATGCCCTGCCGTCCGCCGATCTGGTGCAGACCGTGGTCAAGCGTGGGTATCGGCTGCGCGTGGAGCGGCAATAGGGTGCGCGGCAATAGGGTGCGCGGCAATGGGGTGCGTGGCAATAGGGTGCGCGGCAACTGGCCGGGCGAACGACATTCGGTCCGGCAGCAGTGGGCCCGGCGGCAGTGGGCCCAGCGGCAGTAGGTGGGGCTTCCCGTCCGGGCCCGCGCCGTGTGCCAGTATGGGAAGACCCGATTCGAAAGGACGCCGCTGTGTCTTCCGAGCCTGTGTCTCCTGGGCCTGTTTCTTCCGGCGTTGGCGCCCTGAGCCCCGCCGACATCGCCGGATTCATCGACCACACCCTGCTCAAGCCGACGGCGAGCGAAGCGGACATCCTGCGGCTCTGCAGCGAAGCGGTGGAGTACGGCTTCAAGTCTGTGTGCGTGAACCCGATCTGGGTCAAGACCGCCACGAAGGCGCTTCGGGGCAGCGGGGTGCTGACGTGCTCGGTGGCGGCGTTCCCGTTCGGTGCAACGCCTACCGATGTCAAGGTCTACGAGGCGCGGGGGGCGACGCTCGACGGCGCGCACGAGGTGGACGTCGTCGTCGACCTCGCCGCTGCCCAGGCGAGCGACCGCGGGGCGCTCGTCGATGATTTGCGTGCCGTCGCCGAGGCCGTGCACGGCAGCTCGGCGATCCTCAAGGTGATCATCGAGACCGCGCTGCTCACTGACCAGCAGAAGGTGCTCGCGTGCGAAGCCGCGGTTGAGGCGGGCGCGGATTTCGTCAAGACCTCGACCGGCTTCAACGGCGGCGGGGCAACGGTCGAGGACGTCGCCCTGATGCGGCGCGCGGTGGGGCCGCACATCGGCGTCAAGGCGTCGGGTGGCGTGCGAACCCTCAAGGACGCGCGGGCTATGATTGCAGCGGGTGCCAACCGGATCGGCGCGAGCTCCGGTGTGGCCATTGTGACCGGCAGCGCAGCCGCCGGATCATACTGAGCGCCGGACGTACTAGGACTTGAGGAGAGAGCATGGCTGAGAACGCCAAGAACCGGCCGATCGAGAACGAGAACCCGCTCATCGGCAACATCATCATCTTCGTCGTGATGGCTGCGATCTTCGTTGCTGGCATTGTTGCCGTCTCGTGGCTCGACTTCACGAACGTGTGGCCGATGGCCGCCCTCATCCTCTGCTTCGCGGGCGCGTTCTTCATCCCGATGACGTTCATCGGCCGCTCCGACTCCGGCAGCGAGCACCGCAAGTAACCCCCCCCCCCCCCCCCCCCACCCACCCGTTTCGGGTACAGCTAATCCCCCTCCCACCCGTTTCGGGTACAGCTAATCCCCCTCCCACCCGTTTCGGGTACAGCTAATCCCCCTCCCACCCGTTTCGGGTACAGAAAGCCCGGCCGAGAGTTTCGGCCGGGCTTTTCGCATTCCCAATCCTCTTCCCGTCGATCGGATTACTCCTCCACAGGGAGTATCTGTACCCGAGAATTCGAAGCTGTGGATAACCGAACGCAAGGGGGCAGCGATTGTGGCTGAATGGGGGCCATGTCGTCCCAAGAGCCCCTTCCCGATCAGCTCCGGAAGTCGTCGTTCACCGTCGAGGAGGCCATAAGCCTCGGCGTCAGCAGACGCCGACTCGAGGATCAAGACCTCCTCCGACCGAGCAGGGGAATTCGAGTCCCCGAATTAGCGGTCCAAAACATGCTTCAGTTGGCTCGTCCCTACACCGCAATTCACGAGACCACTGCATTGAGCCACTTGAGCGCCGCCATGGTTCACCAGATACCGCTTCCGGGGTGGGCTGAGGATCCCACCTTTATCGATCTCTCGCGGGCCGCCGACGACCGTCCAGGTACAACAGGTCGTCTTGGCCAGCCTCGGCGCCCGGAAATCCGGGGTCACCGACTTCGGCTGAAAAATGACGAGATCACGACGGTCTCGGGCACTCGGGTGACCACGCCAGAGAGAACTTGGCTCGATCTCTGCGGAATGCGGAAGCTAACGATGGACGATGTCATCGCGGCCGGTGAATATCTGGTGTCCGAACATGAACGGACATTCCATCCCCGCACAGCATTAGTCCGTCTTTCGGACCTGCGCTCATTTGTCGAAAGCAGGCATCGTGTCGTGGGACTCGGCCGCGGACGCATTGCTCTCGAACTGCTCGCGGTCGGGGTCGATTCGCCGCCTGAGTCGTACTTGCGGCAGATCCTCGAGAGGGCAGGCCTCCCTCGCTTCATCCCTAATTGCCCCGTCGTCGATCCCTGGGCAGGGACAATCTGGGTGGATCTAGGGAATGTCGAATACCGGACCGCGCTCGAATACGAGGGTGAGCACCACCTCGCCCCGGAGCAGATCGCCATGGACGCTTGGCGCGATCGGCGAACGAGGTCATCAGGCTGGAACCAGGTCAAGATCACCAAGCACGACATGGCCCGAGGCGAGGCCTACATCGTGAAACTCGTGCTCGATGCGCTCCGCGAACACGGGTATCGCGGGTGAGTTGGCGTACCCGAAACGGCCAGGAGGGTGAGTTGGCGTACCCGAAACGACCAGGAGGGGGAGTTGGCGTACCCGAAACAGCCAGGAGGGGGA
Encoded proteins:
- a CDS encoding phospho-sugar mutase, which translates into the protein MSTSPAQLEELRARAEAWAAADPDPETAAQLRSMLEQTAEGQAAAAQELAEAFGGTLEFGTAGLRAALGPGPNRMNLVVVRRAAAGVAQFLLERVSGHPSGDRPRAVVGFDARKNSHAFALDTAAIFTAAGIQTFLLPTALPTPVLAYALRALDCDGGVMVTASHNPAQDNGYKVYLGGRAVDDDGRGAQIVAPIDAEIAELIDGVGSGDITLAGSGWTVLTPNIAAEYRAGVARLARPDIFPARDLKIVLTPLHGVGGTTALGLLREAGFADVTIVEEQALPDPDFPTVAFPNPEEPGALDLAYETAQRLEADIVIANDPDADRCAVGVPDPVTGEWRMLRGDEVGALLGAHIVRRLGLANGGHQPADEEAGATRYVFANSIVSSRLLGRIAQAAGIEHRETLTGFKWISRVPGLTYGYEEALGYCVAPELVKDKDGISAALLIAELAADAKAQGETLFDRLAALQVLHGVHLTDQLSVRVADLGLLEAMMVRLRENPPAAFAESQVETTIDLSEGSADLPPAEGLVWVTRDETRVIVRPSGTEPKLKCYVEVVRPVDSSAELSDAQAAARQAMDAALEDVREALGL
- a CDS encoding uroporphyrinogen-III synthase yields the protein MSAVPAESAVPAEEALTRGAELETLLKGFRVGVTAHRRAEDLIEALERRGAEVLHAPVLTIAPVDQDLGVIEDTRRTIAVRPDICIVTTAYGMRRWLDVADAAGLGDDLQAVLTSASLYVRGPKARGAVRAAGLADVGISHDETTATLVDLVLRDGGGRLDGKRVVIQLHGYTDGAQLERLRRAGAELITVTPYRWVRPEGEDRLEGLIEAVCAGELDVVTFTSAPAVDALFSAAHELGLHAQLLAAFRQRVATAAVGPVTAAPLEAAGLRPWVPDRFRMGALIKLVTDNLARRQVRRLETPSGPVELRGRTLTVAGEELCLPPAAMLLFRALFDAGGAVVPRDALARLLSQTGSTHALDMAVNRLRNALPSADLVQTVVKRGYRLRVERQ
- the deoC gene encoding deoxyribose-phosphate aldolase codes for the protein MSSEPVSPGPVSSGVGALSPADIAGFIDHTLLKPTASEADILRLCSEAVEYGFKSVCVNPIWVKTATKALRGSGVLTCSVAAFPFGATPTDVKVYEARGATLDGAHEVDVVVDLAAAQASDRGALVDDLRAVAEAVHGSSAILKVIIETALLTDQQKVLACEAAVEAGADFVKTSTGFNGGGATVEDVALMRRAVGPHIGVKASGGVRTLKDARAMIAAGANRIGASSGVAIVTGSAAAGSY
- the nirD gene encoding nitrite reductase small subunit NirD, producing MTITASAMTITAPSLALSDEVDSDEVDTLEAAAGSVLPSWHSVCNLNDLEPNWGEAALVAGQQVAVFRLASGEVYAVDQRDPATEAHVMARGIVGSRGDRPTIASPLHKQVYDLLTGERLDGAGAPLAAFPARVVDGIVQIAA
- the cobA gene encoding uroporphyrinogen-III C-methyltransferase; the encoded protein is MQLEIALDGTAVVLLGDADAARQAILRYRRAGADLAHFDSPAALHAAGALPARPGLVAVVRSSDTHDDGEWAPVLDRYRAAKVPIAREPAAGRRGRVTLVGGGPGSPGLLTADAIEALRDADVVLFDRLAPWRELGRLTTAELVDVGKLPGHHKVPQAEINRLLVDYAQTGAGGRGLNVVRLKGGDPFVFGRGAEEMAACMAAGVPVRLVSGISSSIAVPAAAGIPVTHREMSHSFTVISGHAPLTPEEHTHLAGLGATGGTLVVLMGIANLPHLAAGLRRAGLPLGTPLAVVERGHQAGQRTTVTSLARAEADTAGCANPAVIVIGDVVRAASALGANADGRGLRELADALAGA
- the nirB gene encoding nitrite reductase large subunit NirB; translated protein: MHPSAHDPSAHNRSGARRRVVVVGGGPAAHRFVDAMAARGLEGFEVTALTEEAHLPYDRVALSKALLADVDLTLGEATMWETSGVVLQTGAKAVRLDTEARIVHTEDSAGRLHEHPYDELVLATGSNAARLPIPGAEKSYVYRTLDDVWFLRREIGRLAEELGRQPVVAVIGGGLLGLEAAAGAQDLGAKAVVINGAPWLMNTQLDEGAGQALGRLIEAKGFDVHGGVFPSEVIVDCAEIVDRAEIVDRAEIVDRAEAGPEAGPGGVGDGRVTGVLMADGRVIDADLVIVAIGVRPRDELIRAALDEAGAKAAAAEEMGTNEASTDEASAAGEAAFELGPRGGVVIDDTCATGVDGVWAIGEVASFGGMCLGLVAPANTMAEIVADRLHGGEATFPGFDTATKLKLSGVDVASFGDAFAKEPGALEIVYADPARGVYQKVVTTDDATTLLGGIFVGDATPYQSLRPLLGRELPAEPGAYLSAAGGGEVPETELPDDAILCSCNNVAAGTLRAAIGGEEHGCGVCEGKEPVRDVAGLKSCTRAGTQCGSCVPMIKKLLEQELQKSGITVSKALCEHFELSRQELFDAIRVLQLTSFEDILERYGKGAGCDICKPTIASILASQHSAYVLDEGRGALQDTNDRALANMQKDGTYSVVPRIPGGEITPEKLAVIAAVAQKYGLYTKITGGQRIDLFGARLEQLPEIWKELIDAGMESGQAYGKSLRTVKSCVGSTWCRYGQQDSVGMAIQLELRYRGLRSPHKLKLGVSGCARECAEARGKDVGVIATADGWNLYVGGNGGATPAHAQLLAKDLDDATLIRYIDRYFMYYIRTADRLQRTARWQEELDGGLEHVRQVVVEDSLGIAGDLEDAMAKHVASYEDEWAATLKDPERLRRFRSFVNAPDAVDASIVHVPERDQVRPATPAERVTLGATIPVRAALSPQSAAFSPQSEEV